A genomic segment from Bacteroidales bacterium encodes:
- a CDS encoding VWA domain-containing protein: protein MKKTPIVTSTIRSLFLAIYILIGACSAIAQVQPNPPAVQDIKPLTRILFVFDASQSMYGRWQSDLKINIARNILIKVLDSLRTMQHLEVALRIYGHQYVYPPQVCNDTRLEVPFGKDNYDKIKNRLSSIVPKGTSPIAYSLEQTVNDFTPCVNCRNVIVLITDGIEECGGDPCKASETLQKSGIALKPFIVGIGTNFEKAFNCVGTYFDASSEDQFSIALNVVVSRALNPTTSQVNLLDANNRPTETNVNMTFYDNYTGKIRYNYIHTLNSFGLPDTLDIDPLITYDIVVHTIPPVMVDSIRLNPGTHTIIPVNVPQGFLHLKMNSQNTTLKALKAIIRREGSMETVNVQDIDQPEKYITGIYNLEILSLPRFYVNDVKIIQSHTTTIDIPVPGIAVIQKSVRGFGSLYLEKNGKLEWVYTFRDTGQPQESLVLMPGLYRAVFRSRYVDRSIFTIERSFEVKSGITTNVRLQN from the coding sequence TTGAAAAAAACTCCAATTGTGACCAGCACCATCCGGTCCTTATTTTTAGCAATCTATATCCTGATTGGCGCCTGTTCTGCAATTGCACAGGTACAGCCAAATCCGCCTGCTGTGCAGGATATAAAACCTTTAACCCGCATTCTTTTTGTATTTGATGCTTCACAAAGCATGTATGGCAGGTGGCAAAGTGATTTAAAGATCAATATAGCCAGGAATATTCTGATAAAAGTGCTTGATAGCCTGAGAACCATGCAACACCTGGAAGTGGCATTGAGAATATACGGGCATCAGTATGTCTATCCCCCTCAGGTTTGTAATGATACACGTCTGGAAGTGCCTTTCGGGAAAGATAATTATGATAAGATAAAGAACAGGTTAAGCTCGATCGTTCCCAAGGGAACTTCTCCCATTGCTTATTCCCTTGAGCAAACTGTCAATGATTTCACCCCCTGCGTGAATTGTCGTAACGTTATCGTTTTGATAACTGACGGTATCGAGGAATGTGGTGGCGATCCCTGCAAGGCTTCAGAGACCCTTCAAAAAAGCGGAATTGCACTCAAGCCATTTATTGTTGGTATCGGAACTAATTTCGAGAAGGCTTTCAATTGCGTCGGTACTTATTTTGATGCTTCCAGTGAAGATCAGTTCAGCATCGCCCTGAATGTTGTAGTTTCCAGGGCGCTTAATCCGACGACCAGCCAGGTTAACCTGTTGGATGCCAATAACCGGCCCACAGAGACTAATGTTAATATGACATTTTATGATAATTATACCGGCAAGATAAGATACAATTATATCCATACATTAAATAGCTTTGGATTGCCTGATACGCTCGACATAGACCCTTTGATCACCTATGATATTGTAGTGCATACCATTCCCCCTGTCATGGTTGACAGCATCCGGCTAAACCCGGGAACACATACGATTATCCCGGTGAATGTTCCCCAGGGATTCCTGCATTTGAAGATGAACTCCCAGAATACTACGCTGAAAGCTTTAAAGGCTATTATCAGAAGAGAGGGAAGTATGGAAACTGTTAATGTTCAGGATATTGATCAGCCTGAAAAATATATCACCGGTATTTATAACCTCGAGATCCTCAGTTTACCAAGGTTTTACGTCAACGATGTGAAAATAATCCAAAGCCATACGACAACAATAGATATTCCTGTTCCCGGCATCGCTGTGATTCAGAAATCAGTCCGGGGTTTTGGCAGTCTATATTTGGAGAAAAATGGGAAACTGGAATGGGTTTATACTTTCAGGGACACGGGCCAGCCGCAGGAATCACTGGTGCTCATGCCGGGCTTGTATCGCGCGGTTTTTCGCTCGCGTTATGTCGACCGTTCCATTTTCACCATCGAAAGATCATTCGAGGTCAAATCCGGCATTACGACGAATGTCAGGCTGCAGAATTAG